A section of the Clostridium felsineum DSM 794 genome encodes:
- a CDS encoding alpha/beta fold hydrolase, producing the protein MLHYLQVGNKNNSKTLLFIHGSGCNLKVFGELQKYLEDYNCILIDLNGHGESEGQCSSTVYGYIDTVTDFIENNEITKNQEDITLIGYSMGSTIALGISLKKLPNIKRIVSLSGGAKFKLNSEFLKKIYHNQIDLDYLIQCTGDITDPLCKKYLGTLESNQDIMINDLIACELINLVPELKNINIPVLAIVAKDDRVALVGYSKIINREIPNSELKVFQKGKHFLLVVEAQKVANEIKTFILNKK; encoded by the coding sequence ATGTTACATTATTTACAAGTTGGTAATAAAAACAATTCTAAAACATTGCTTTTTATACATGGAAGCGGTTGTAATTTAAAAGTTTTCGGAGAACTTCAAAAATATTTAGAAGATTATAATTGTATACTTATTGATTTAAATGGTCATGGTGAAAGTGAAGGTCAGTGTTCTTCTACTGTGTATGGTTATATTGATACTGTTACCGACTTTATTGAAAACAATGAAATAACAAAAAATCAAGAAGATATTACTTTGATAGGTTATAGTATGGGGAGTACTATAGCATTAGGTATATCATTAAAAAAATTACCCAATATAAAAAGAATTGTCTCTTTAAGTGGTGGTGCCAAATTCAAGTTAAATTCAGAATTCCTAAAAAAAATTTATCACAATCAAATTGATTTAGATTATCTAATACAATGTACTGGTGACATAACTGATCCGCTGTGTAAAAAATACCTAGGAACACTTGAATCAAACCAGGATATAATGATAAATGACTTAATAGCTTGCGAACTAATTAACTTAGTGCCTGAACTTAAAAATATTAATATTCCTGTATTAGCTATTGTAGCAAAAGATGATAGGGTTGCTTTAGTTGGATATTCAAAAATTATAAATAGAGAAATACCAAATTCAGAATTGAAAGTTTTTCAAAAAGGTAAGCATTTCCTATTAGTAGTAGAAGCTCAAAAAGTAGCAAATGAAATTAAAACATTTATACTTAATAAAAAATAA
- a CDS encoding alpha/beta fold hydrolase, which translates to MLHYLQVGNKNSSKTLLFIHGSGCNLKVFGELQKYLEDYNCILIDLNGHGESTGQCSSTVYGYIDNVVDFIQTCEATKNQEDITLIGYSMGGAIVLGVALKKLPNVKKVISLSGGARFKLNTDFSQEIYHNQIDMNYLIKCVGGIENPLSKKYFETFETNKEIMINDLIACELINLVPELKNIDIPVLALVAKDEILTLVEYSEIIDKEVPNSQLKIFESGKHFLLVVHAEEVAKEIKSFL; encoded by the coding sequence ATGTTACATTATTTACAAGTTGGCAATAAAAATAGTTCTAAAACACTGCTTTTTATACATGGAAGCGGTTGTAATTTAAAAGTTTTTGGAGAACTTCAAAAATACTTAGAAGATTATAATTGTATACTTATTGATTTAAATGGTCATGGCGAAAGTACAGGCCAGTGTTCATCTACTGTATATGGTTATATTGATAATGTCGTTGATTTTATTCAGACCTGTGAAGCAACAAAAAATCAAGAAGATATTACTTTGATAGGTTATAGTATGGGGGGAGCCATAGTTTTAGGTGTAGCATTAAAAAAATTACCTAATGTTAAAAAAGTTATCTCATTAAGTGGTGGGGCTAGATTTAAATTAAATACAGACTTTTCACAAGAGATTTATCACAATCAAATTGACATGAATTACTTAATTAAATGTGTAGGTGGTATAGAAAATCCCCTATCCAAAAAGTACTTTGAAACATTTGAAACTAACAAAGAAATAATGATAAATGATTTAATTGCTTGCGAACTAATTAACTTAGTTCCAGAACTCAAAAATATTGATATACCAGTATTGGCTCTTGTTGCCAAAGATGAAATTCTTACTCTTGTAGAATATTCCGAAATCATAGACAAGGAAGTACCGAACTCTCAATTGAAAATCTTTGAAAGCGGAAAACATTTTTTATTAGTAGTACATGCCGAAGAAGTAGCTAAAGAAATTAAGAGTTTTCTTTAA
- a CDS encoding methyl-accepting chemotaxis protein gives MNSNLLNKTEKKMNFYLFAIDFSMPFIAFAFIELFLNGTSKDVVSFVGSAFALLIKIFEKPLNKYAKYLYISVVPVMGAIVIAYSNDGKFGAMTQAYFLTLILAVAYYSKKVVIVECIATIVSNSILGFIFKDSFLKLNSFAVWIFLLFEFITAAAIAALVADQTYKSFIDLEEKEAETNKLLTYQTNLSNKVKSIVDTLKKSYTYIFESINNFNIASKQISESSQQIASGSINQNNEVEITFKIFNDLANSISNAENEINLAINSMNNLKSNNNSGMNAIDELSNKFNENVKSTITVFDEIENLSQKSTSIGNIIQTINGIAEQTNLLALNAAIEAARAGESGKGFAVVAEEIRTLAEQSSTSTKEVSDILGEIISIVHNAQKTMKYNKDVMGESDKKLSTTIDCFKSILTSSDNIIELINNFDLELKKIKEQKNNSLNSMKKLSTICEESTAATEEVSASTEEQAASIESVMNSINEVNSNINDLSEILNKK, from the coding sequence ATGAATTCTAACTTATTAAATAAAACAGAAAAAAAAATGAACTTTTATTTGTTTGCAATAGACTTTTCAATGCCCTTTATAGCATTTGCTTTTATTGAATTATTTTTAAATGGTACATCAAAGGATGTTGTTTCTTTTGTTGGTTCTGCCTTTGCATTACTAATAAAAATCTTTGAAAAACCCCTTAATAAATATGCTAAATACCTATATATTTCTGTCGTACCTGTTATGGGTGCAATTGTTATCGCTTATTCAAATGATGGAAAATTTGGTGCTATGACACAAGCTTATTTTCTAACATTAATACTTGCAGTAGCTTACTATAGCAAAAAAGTGGTTATCGTTGAATGTATTGCAACCATAGTTTCAAATTCTATATTAGGATTTATTTTCAAAGATTCATTTTTAAAACTAAATAGTTTTGCTGTATGGATATTCTTACTTTTTGAATTTATAACTGCTGCTGCTATTGCTGCTCTTGTAGCTGATCAAACTTACAAATCATTTATTGATTTAGAAGAAAAAGAAGCTGAAACTAATAAATTATTGACTTATCAAACAAATTTAAGTAACAAAGTAAAAAGTATAGTTGATACCCTTAAAAAATCTTATACTTATATATTTGAATCAATAAATAATTTTAACATAGCTTCTAAACAAATTTCAGAATCTTCTCAGCAAATTGCTTCTGGTTCAATAAATCAAAACAACGAGGTTGAAATTACTTTTAAAATATTCAATGATTTAGCAAATAGTATATCAAACGCTGAAAATGAAATAAACCTAGCTATAAATAGTATGAACAATCTTAAGTCCAACAATAACTCAGGTATGAATGCAATAGATGAACTTTCAAACAAATTTAATGAAAATGTAAAATCTACAATTACTGTATTTGATGAAATCGAAAATTTATCACAAAAATCGACTTCAATAGGAAATATAATACAAACAATAAACGGAATTGCCGAACAAACTAACCTATTAGCTTTAAATGCCGCAATAGAAGCTGCTAGAGCTGGAGAGTCAGGCAAAGGCTTTGCTGTAGTAGCAGAAGAAATACGAACACTTGCCGAACAATCCTCTACATCTACGAAAGAGGTATCTGATATTCTTGGCGAAATAATAAGCATAGTTCACAATGCTCAAAAAACTATGAAATACAATAAAGATGTAATGGGTGAATCTGATAAAAAGTTATCTACAACTATTGATTGTTTTAAATCAATATTAACATCCTCTGATAATATTATTGAATTAATAAATAACTTTGATTTAGAACTTAAGAAAATAAAAGAACAAAAAAATAATTCTCTTAATTCTATGAAAAAATTATCTACAATTTGTGAAGAATCTACTGCAGCTACAGAAGAAGTAAGTGCATCAACTGAAGAACAAGCTGCTTCTATCGAAAGCGTTATGAATTCAATAAATGAGGTTAATTCAAACATTAACGATTTATCAGAAATTTTAAATAAAAAATAA
- a CDS encoding ketoacyl-ACP synthase III, with the protein MLSNNAVIKDIAYYHPDNLVGNDYFIKHFDKQGIDIRSLLSAFGRKYRYISNDINETILTMGIKATEKLLEKSKIDPNEINTIIFSTSTPEYISPSNAIEIHESIRASSKSTVYDLNANCAGMLVAIDQASRSMRNNPNIKYSLIVGSDQLNRYSRYDQAITYANFGDSACAILLENISNTENGFIDSDFYTNSSTHDKVVLPAKGLSSAIHDKSLPIKDKLVEWNDFDNRGTFLSATISINILLERNNLKKSDIKKYFISQFSKGGIEYVCDLLEENQNKFTFIGDRFGYTGTTSPLLALANAIENNELNKGDYVIFWTVGAGSTCSCILYRY; encoded by the coding sequence TTGTTAAGTAATAATGCTGTTATTAAAGACATCGCATACTATCACCCTGACAATTTAGTAGGAAATGACTATTTTATCAAACATTTTGATAAACAGGGAATAGACATAAGATCATTGTTGAGCGCTTTTGGCAGAAAATATAGATATATATCTAACGACATAAATGAAACAATTCTTACAATGGGAATTAAGGCTACTGAGAAACTTCTAGAAAAATCAAAAATCGATCCTAATGAAATAAATACAATAATATTCTCTACAAGCACACCCGAATATATTTCTCCATCCAATGCAATAGAGATTCATGAATCGATAAGAGCAAGCTCAAAATCAACAGTCTATGATTTAAACGCTAACTGTGCTGGTATGCTTGTAGCAATTGATCAAGCTAGTAGGTCTATGCGAAATAATCCAAATATAAAATATTCTCTTATTGTCGGTTCTGACCAATTAAACAGATATTCAAGATATGACCAAGCTATTACTTACGCAAATTTTGGAGATTCAGCTTGTGCGATACTCTTGGAAAACATCTCAAATACCGAAAATGGCTTTATAGATTCTGATTTTTATACAAATTCAAGCACTCATGATAAAGTTGTTCTACCTGCTAAGGGTCTATCTTCGGCAATACACGACAAAAGTTTACCTATAAAAGATAAATTGGTAGAGTGGAATGATTTTGACAATAGAGGTACTTTTCTTAGTGCAACAATATCAATAAATATACTATTAGAAAGAAATAACTTAAAAAAAAGTGATATAAAAAAATATTTTATTTCCCAATTTTCAAAGGGAGGTATAGAATATGTATGTGATTTACTAGAAGAAAACCAAAATAAATTCACATTCATAGGCGATAGATTTGGTTATACTGGTACTACAAGTCCATTATTAGCTTTGGCAAACGCAATAGAAAACAACGAATTGAATAAAGGCGATTATGTTATATTTTGGACTGTTGGTGCCGGAAGTACTTGTTCTTGTATACTTTATAGATATTAA
- a CDS encoding motility associated factor glycosyltransferase family protein: MNFYENNIKVLRDKHKIDIKKEVQGVGETNDGIVFIEKDKRIYFDYEDKRIDEYVKNIEEEKKVYILIGFGIGICAKKILNCIGNSKLIIFENNQDILNFALRREDVSYILKDERVTIEFCNNKNVDFVLQNNVRSMFFSDKVNVVICPGYNEIDVDFVKTCVENIKKAFNNAVVNKNTLAIISENILECVFENIPYIIKSNSIRNLKNIFKDKTAVIVSSGPSLSKNIHYLKEYNDKVVIITGSRNLDYMASEGIIPHIVCTVDSLDIVYDFTKNSFDKELYFVSTEHANAKTVKKLEGKNIFATVLFNDFINKITKNKYDKFPGISSVAHLCSLIAVYSGCKNIMFIGQDLAFTDNKFHDDFSGARYEHNKIDNRSDLFYVKGNYEEKVLTNMSFQNFKEWLEKYIAENKHINFVNCTEGGAEIKGTKVARFKEMLEKFCEDKIMAEIALKKAYTTTEKFDKYRIVHEIMKIEEEIMFIKAQYINGVELCKEIYAYNNGNIKIDIKKVVSEFSKIDEAAEGKIYINSLINILALVPLKKIINNKEFVESLNDTPKIKGIKYALRNKAVCELYIQCMDKILSLIKKCIEEVEEL; this comes from the coding sequence ATGAATTTTTATGAAAACAATATAAAAGTATTAAGAGATAAACATAAAATAGATATAAAAAAAGAAGTACAAGGTGTTGGGGAAACTAATGATGGAATTGTATTTATAGAAAAAGATAAAAGAATATATTTTGACTATGAGGATAAAAGAATAGATGAATACGTCAAAAATATAGAAGAAGAGAAAAAGGTTTACATACTAATTGGCTTTGGAATTGGAATATGTGCAAAAAAAATTTTGAATTGTATAGGTAATAGTAAACTAATAATATTTGAAAATAATCAAGATATATTAAATTTTGCACTAAGAAGAGAAGATGTTTCGTACATATTGAAAGATGAAAGAGTAACTATTGAATTTTGTAATAACAAAAATGTGGATTTTGTGCTCCAAAATAATGTAAGAAGTATGTTTTTTTCTGACAAAGTGAATGTTGTTATTTGCCCCGGGTATAACGAGATAGATGTAGATTTTGTGAAAACCTGTGTAGAAAATATAAAAAAAGCATTTAATAATGCAGTGGTCAATAAAAATACACTTGCAATAATATCAGAGAATATACTCGAATGTGTTTTTGAAAATATACCATATATTATCAAAAGTAATTCTATTAGAAATTTAAAAAATATATTTAAAGATAAGACTGCTGTAATAGTTTCATCAGGACCATCTTTAAGTAAAAATATTCATTACCTTAAGGAATATAATGATAAAGTAGTTATAATAACGGGATCAAGGAATTTGGATTATATGGCAAGCGAAGGGATAATACCACATATAGTATGTACAGTGGATAGTTTAGACATAGTATATGATTTTACTAAAAATTCTTTCGATAAGGAGCTTTATTTTGTTAGTACAGAACATGCTAATGCAAAAACAGTAAAGAAGTTAGAAGGGAAGAATATATTTGCTACAGTATTGTTTAATGACTTTATAAATAAGATAACAAAAAATAAATATGATAAGTTTCCAGGAATATCATCCGTAGCCCATTTGTGTAGTCTTATTGCCGTATATTCTGGTTGTAAAAATATTATGTTTATAGGACAAGATCTTGCATTTACAGATAATAAGTTTCATGATGATTTTTCTGGGGCTAGGTATGAACATAATAAAATAGATAATAGAAGTGATTTGTTTTATGTAAAAGGAAACTATGAGGAAAAAGTTTTAACTAATATGTCCTTTCAAAATTTTAAAGAATGGTTAGAAAAGTATATAGCTGAAAATAAACATATTAATTTTGTGAATTGTACTGAGGGTGGTGCAGAAATAAAGGGCACTAAAGTAGCAAGGTTTAAAGAAATGCTAGAAAAGTTTTGCGAAGATAAAATAATGGCTGAAATTGCATTAAAGAAAGCATATACTACAACTGAAAAATTTGATAAGTATAGAATTGTTCATGAGATTATGAAAATTGAAGAAGAAATTATGTTTATAAAAGCTCAATATATTAATGGTGTTGAATTATGCAAAGAAATATATGCTTATAATAATGGCAATATTAAAATTGACATTAAAAAAGTAGTAAGTGAATTCTCAAAAATAGATGAAGCAGCTGAAGGAAAAATTTATATAAATAGTCTTATAAATATACTTGCACTTGTTCCGCTTAAAAAAATTATAAATAATAAAGAGTTTGTCGAAAGTTTAAATGATACTCCAAAAATTAAAGGAATAAAATATGCACTTAGAAATAAGGCTGTTTGTGAACTTTATATACAATGTATGGATAAGATCTTAAGTCTAATTAAGAAATGTATTGAGGAGGTTGAAGAATTGTAA